In Malus sylvestris chromosome 15, drMalSylv7.2, whole genome shotgun sequence, a single genomic region encodes these proteins:
- the LOC126601284 gene encoding protein SABRE-like isoform X2, with the protein MAASPVNFLFSFLVICITLWLLFMLLAWILSHVVGASIRFRFGGWKCIRDLVVEFKKGTVESVSVGEIKLSLRQSLVKLFGFISKDPKLQVLICDLEVVMRPSSRSTAKAKPRRPRTTKANSGRGKWMVVANIARYLSVSITDLVLKMPKASIEVKELKVDISKDGASKQNLIVKLQISPIVVLGSDPRVSYDQLSNFSTGGSISASQSSSSMMERASALFICEDFILSCEFGHDREVGVMIKSVDIACGEITVNLNEEMLSKSKSSSQTSSQPDNVLGSTTDSVASKKPHKKQQMIVALSKYTSLFPEKVSFSLPKLDMRFVHREYDFSIENNIMGIQLKSIKSQSSEDVGETTRLDVQLDFSEIHLLREAGTSVLEILKVDVVSFFYIPVQLTSPVRAEVDVKLGGTQCNVITNRLKPWLRLHFSKKKRMVLREETSTVDKPPPTDVNNAIMWTCTVSAPEMTIVVYSISGLPLYHGCSQSSHVFANNISNTGTTVHMELGELNLHMADEYQECLKDNRFGVESNSGSMINVAKVSLDWGKKDMEPSEDGPKYKLVLSVDVTGMGVFFTFKRVESLISTAMSFQSLLKTLSSSERRASHSRGRPSKSSGKGTRLLKLNLERCSVKFCGEAGLENTVVADPKRVNYGSQGGRVVISTSDDGTPRVADVMSTTSDERKKLRYSISLDIFHLSLCVNKDKQSTQIELERARSIYQDHLEEDKPKTKVALFDIQNAKFVRRSGGLKEVAVCSLFSATDITVRWEPDVQISLVELGLQLKLLVHNQKLQGHVNEDSPGMRGSEQKKEVIPEPVNLDKPKTRESIFAVDVEMLSIFAEAGDGVDAMVQVQSIFSENARIGVLLEGLMLSFNGSRVLKSSRMQISHIPSASSPSDAKTPVATTWDWVIQGLDVHISLPYRLQLRAIDDSIEEMLRALKLVSAARTSLIFPMKKDTSKPKKPSSMKFGCLKFGIRKLTADIEEEPLQGWLDEHYRLMKNEASELAVRLKFLDEFVSKANQIPKTTETVDSTQARKTCFNGVEIDLQDPSVVSKMQGEMYKQSFKSYYKACKNLAPSEGSGACREGFQAGFKPSTARTSLLSITARDLDVTLTMIDGGDDGMIEVVKMLDPVCRENDIPFSRLYGGNILLQAGSVVVQLRDYTSPLLCGTSGKCEGRLVLAQQATSFQPQVYKEVYIGRWRKVNMLRSASGTTPPMKTFTDLSLHFQKAEVSFGVGYEPAFADVSYAFTVALRRANLCVRNPNPPPIPPKKEKSLPWWDDMRNYIHGNITVLFSEAIINILATTDPYEKLDKLQTVTGSVEIQQSDGRIYVSANAFKIFLSSLESLANNRGLKLPIGVSGPLLEAPAFTVEVTLSWECESGNPMNHYLFALPAEGRPRDKIFDPYRSTSLSLRWTFTLRPSPHEKQGPFSTEAGNGDVEGNVYGPPHKNDNVSILSPTINVGAHDLAWLMKFGNMTYLPPHKLRSFARWPRFGVPRIPRSGNLSLDRVMTEFMLRVDAAPTCIKHMPLDDDDPAKGLTFSMTKLKCEMCYSRGKQKFTFECKRDPLDLVYQGFDLHMPKAFLNKEESTSVAKVVQMTIKNSQSASMDRVPNEKGNYVSSCTEKHRDDGFLLSSDYFTIRRQAPKADPARLLAWQEAGKKNLEMMYVRSEYENGSESDEHARSDHSDDDGYNVVIADNCQRIFVYGLKLLWNIENRDAVWSFGGGLSKAFQPPKPSPSRQYAQRKLHEENQAHTDGEMQQDGSSKPSTASHGVTSSSIEHAETSVSLSSPALPVKFENSSSATENSSSAAVGNSSSVTSGNSPSVAVGNSSSAIVANSRGTNDSEEDGTRHFMVNVIEPQFNLHSEDANGRFLLAAVSGRVLARSFHSVLQVGSEMLEQALGTGNVNIPECEPEMTWKRMEFSVMLEHVQAHVAPTDVDPGAGVQWLPKIRRSSPKVKRTGALLERVFMPCDMYFRYTRHKGGTPELKVKPLKELTFNSHNITATMTSRQFQVMLDVLTNLLFARPPKPRKSSLSLPGEDDEDVEEEADEVVPDGVEEVELAKVDLEQKERERKLILGDIRKLSLWCDTNGDLYPEKEGDLWMVNCTRSTLLQGLKRELVNSKKSRKASYASLRMALHKAAQLRLMEKEKNKSPSYAMRISMQINKVVWNMLVDGKSFAEAEINDMIYDFDRDYKDVGVAQFTTKNFVVRNCLPNAKSDMLLSAWNPPPEWGKKVLLRVDAKQGAPKDGNSTLEQFQEVWKVSTTAGAKRVKKGSLIPDISVLSSLTNKESEASSKSSAAAPASSQSSSVHADPVQESKLKNLKTTVVGSPTRELRRTSSFDRSWEDTVAESVATELVLQSITGPLGSIEADESLKNKLKDPKAIKSGRSSHEEKKVTKSQEEKRSRPRKMMEFHNIKISQVELCVTYEGSRFVVNDLKLLMDTFHRVEFTGTWRRLFSRVKKHIIWGVLKSVTGMQGKKFKDKANSQREPSGSVVPDSDLNFSDNEGQPGQPDQNPITFLKRPTDGAGDGFVTSVRGLFNTQRRKAKAFVLRTMRGEAENDFQGDWSESDVEFSPFARQLTITKAKRLIRRHTKKYRSRKGSSSQQIDSLPSSPREATAFESDSSSGSSPFEDFNEGNIVSSKEVP; encoded by the exons ATGCCCAAAGCATCCATAGAAGTGAAGGAACTGAAAGTGGACATATCTAAAGATGGTGCATCCAAGCAAAATCTTATTGTTAAGCTACAGATATCGCCTATTGTTGTTCTGGGGAGTGACCCACGGGTTAGTTATGACCAGTTATCCAATTTTTCCACTGGAGGGTCCATTTCTGCAAgccaatcatcatcttccatGATGGAAAGGGCATCTGCTCTTTTTATTTGTGAAGATTTCATCCTCTCTTGTGAATTTGGTCATGATAG GGAAGTTGGTGTAATGATAAAGAGTGTGGACATTGCCTGTGGAGAGATTACTGTGAACCTAAATGAGGAGATGCTTTCAAAAAGCAAAAGTTCATCACAAACTTCTTCTCAACCTGATAACGTTCTAGGGTCCACTACTGACTCTGTTGCTTCTAAAAAgccacacaaaaaacaacaaatgaTTGTTGCACTCTCAAAGTACACCTCTCTATTTCCAGAAAAG GTTTCCTTCAGTTTACCAAAACTTGACATGAGATTTGTGCATCGGGAATATGATTTTTCTATTGAGAATAACATCATGGGCATCCAATTAAAAAGCATCAAATCACAATCTAGTGAAGATGTGGGGGAGACTACACGCCTTGATGTTCAATTGGATTTCAGTGAGATTCAT TTGCTTAGAGAAGCTGGCACTTCTGTTTTGGAGATACTGAAAGTTGATGTTGTATCATTCTTTTACATTCCAGTAcag CTGACCTCGCCTGTTAGAGCTGAAGTGGATGTAAAGCTAGGAGGTACACAATGCAATGTTATAACAAATAGATTAAAGCCATGGTTGCGCCTCCACTTCTCAAAAAAGAAACGAATGGTGCTTCGGGAGGAAACTTCCACTGTTGACAAGCCACCACCAACCGATGTTAACAATGCCATCATGTGGACATGTACTGTTTCAGCCCCTGAGATGACTATTGTGGTTTATAGTATCAGTGGGTTGCCATTGTATCAT GGTTGCTCTCAATCATCGCACGTATTCGCGAATAACATATCAAATACAGGAACCACTGTACATATGGAACTTGGCGAGCTAAATTTGCACATGGCAGATGAATACCAAGAATGTTTGAAAGACAACCGTTTTGGCGTAGAATCAAATTCGGGTTCTATGATTAATGTTGCAAAGGTTAGTCTGGACTGGGGCAAGAAGGACATGGAACCATCTGAAGATGGTCCCAaatataaattggttttatctgTTGATGTGACTGGTATGGGTGTGTTTTTTACATTCAAGCGTGTCGAGTCGCTTATATCAACTGCAATGTCTTTTCAATCACTTTTGAAAACTTTGTCTTCTTCTGAAAGAAGAGCATCACATAGCCGAGGGCGTCCGTCCAAATCATCAGGGAAAGGGACTCGGCTATTGAAGTTAAATCTTGAAAGATGTTCTGTGAAATTTTGTGGTGAGGCAGGCTTAGAAAATACTGTTGTTGCAGATCCTAAGCGTGTAAACTATGGATCACAAGGTGGTCGAGTTGTAATAAGTACTTCAGATGATGGCACACCCCGGGTTGCAGACGTAATGTCCACAACATCTGATGAACGCAAGAAATTGAGGTATTCCATTTCTCTTGACATCTTCCATTTAAGTTTGTGCGTGAATAAGGACAAACAATCCACACAGATTGAACTTGAAAGAGCCAGATCTATATATCAGGACCACTTGGAGGAAGATAAGCCGAAAACGAAAGTGGCTTTGTTTGACATCCAAAATGCCAAATTTGTACGGCGTTCTGGTGGTCTGAAAGAGGTTGCTGTGTGCTCTCTTTTCAGTGCTACTGATATTACAGTTAGGTGGGAACCTGATGTACAAATTTCACTAGTTGAACTTGGACTACAGTTGAAGTTACTTGTACATAATCAGAAGCTTCAGGGACATGTTAATGAAGATTCCCCTGGCATGAGAGGTTCTGAACAGAAAAAAGAAGTCATTCCAGAACCAGTGAATTTAGACAAGCCCAAGACGAGGGAATCTATTTTTGCTGTCGATGTGGAAATGCTGTCCATATTTGCTGAGGCTGGTGATGGGGTTGATGCAATGGTTCAGGTACAATCAATTTTTTCTGAGAATGCACGTATAGGTGTACTTCTTGAAGGGCTTATGCTTAGTTTTAATGGGTCCAGAGTATTAAAAAGTAGCCGGATGCAAATTTCACATATTCCTAGTGCTTCAAGCCCTTCTGACGCAAAAACACCTGTAGCTACAACATGGGATTGGGTAATTCAAGGCCTTGATGTTCATATTAGCTTGCCATATAGGTTACAATTGCGTGCCATTGATGATTCTATTGAAGAAATGTTGCGCGCTTTGAAGCTTGTAAGTGCTGCTAGAACTAGTCTCATCTTTCCCATGAAGAAAGATACCTCAAAACCTAAGAAGCCTAGTTCAATGAAATTTGGCTGTTTAAAGTTCGGCATACGAAAGTTAACTGCTGATATTGAAGAAGAACCGCTGCAAGGTTGGCTTGATGAACACTATCGGCTGATGAAGAATGAGGCATCTGAGTTAGCTGTGAGGTTGAAGTTTCTTGATGAATTTGTTTCCAAAGCCAACCAGATTCCTAAAACCACTGAAACAGTCGATTCTACTCAAGCAAGAAAAACTTGCTTTAATGGAGTTGAGATTGATTTACAAGATCCATCAGTAGTTAGCAAGATGCAAGGAGAAATGTATAAGCAATCATTCAAATCGTATTACAAGGCATGCAAAAATCTAGCACCTTCTGAAGGTTCAGGTGCCTGTAGGGAAGGGTTTCAGGCTGGTTTTAAGCCAAGTACTGCCAGGACTTCTCTTCTTTCCATAACAGCAAGAGACTTGGATGTAACCTTGacaatgattgatggtggagaTGATGGGATGATAGAGGTCGTAAAGATGCTAGATCCAGTTTGTCGTGAAAATGATATACCATTTTCTCGACTATATGGGGGTAATATTCTCTTGCAAGCAGGTTCTGTTGTCGTTCAGCTACGTGATTATACATCTCCTCTTTTGTGTGGTACTTCGGGTAAATGTGAAGGTCGTCTTGTGCTTGCACAGCAG GCAACAAGTTTTCAGCCTCAAGTATACAAAGAAGTCTATATTGGGAGATGGAGAAAGGTGAACATGCTTCGTTCGGCTAGTGGCACAACTCCACCTATGAAAACATTTACAGATTTGTCCTTACATTTTCAGAAAGCCGAAGTGTCCTTTGGGGTAGGTTATGAACCTGCTTTTGCTGATGTCAGTTATGCTTTTACTGTGGCCCTTCGCAGGGCTAATCTATGTGTTAGGAACCCTAATCCACCTCCTATTCCTCCCAAAAAGGAAAAGAGCTTACCATGGTGGGATGATATGAGAAATTATATTCATGGAAATATCACCGTATTATTTTCAGAAGCCATAATTAATATACTTGCAACTACCGATCCTTATGAAAAGCTTGACAAACTTCAAACAGTAACTGGTTCTGTGGAGATTCAGCAGTCAGATGGCCGTATTTATGTATCAGCAAATGCTTTCAAGATTTTCTTAAGTAGTTTGGAGAGTTTGGCAAATAATCGTGGTTTAAAACTTCCTATTGGTGTATCTGGTCCATTGCTAGAGGCTCCAGCCTTTACAGTTGAAGTTACATTAAGTTGGGAATGTGAATCTGGAAATCCCATGAATCATTATTTGTTTGCACTTCCTGCTGAAGGAAGACCTCGTGATAAGATTTTTGATCCATACAGATCCACCTCTCTATCCCTTCGCTGGACATTTACGCTTAGGCCCTCTCCACATGAAAAGCAAGGCCCTTTTTCTACTGAGGCGGGTAATGGGGATGTAGAGGGAAATGTTTATGGTCCTCCTCATAAAAATGACAATGTTTCCATTCTTTCACCGACAATAAATGTTGGAGCTCATGATCTAGCATGGTTGATGAAGTTTGGGAACATGACTTATCTACCTCCTCACAAATTGCGGTCCTTTGCTCGTTGGCCTCGTTTTGGAGTTCCACGAATTCCTAGATCTGGTAACTTGTCATTGGACAGAGTGATGACAGAATTTATGCTCCGCGTTGATGCTGCACCTACTTGTATAAAACATATGCCGCTAGATGATGATGATCCAGCGAAAGGATTGACATTCAGTATGACTAAGCTCAAATGTGAAATGTGTTATAGTCGTGGTAAGCAAAAGTTTACTTTCGAATGCAAGCGTGACCCTCTTGATCTTGTTTACCAGGGTTTTGACCTTCATATGCCAAAGGCATTTttaaataaagaagaaagcactaGTGTTGCAAAAGTGGTTCAAATGACAATAAAAAATTCACAATCTGCATCTATGGATAGAGTTCCCAATGAGAAAGGTAACTATGTGAGTAGTTGCACAGAGAAGCATCGTGATGATGGATTTCTATTGTCGTCTGATTATTTCACAATCAGAAGGCAGGCCCCAAAAGCTGATCCAGCGAGGTTATTAGCTTGGCAAGaggctggaaaaaaaaatcttgagaTGATGTATGTGAGGTCTGAGTATGAAAATGGGAGTGAGAGTGATGAGCATGCACGGTCTGATCATAGTGATGATGATGGATACAATGTGGTAATAGCTGACAATTGTCAGCGCATATTTGTTTATGGGCTCAAGCTTCTGTGGAATATTGAGAATAGAGATGCTGTTTGGTCATTTGGTGGTGGTTTATCCAAAGCATTTCAGCCACCCAAACCTTCTCCTTCTAGGCAGTATGCACAAAGGAAACTACACGAGGAGAACCAGGCACATACTGATGGTGAGATGCAACAGGATGGTAGCTCAAAACCCTCTACTGCCAGCCATGGTGTTACTTCCTCTTCCATTGAGCATGCAGAGACCTCTGTTTCACTTTCATCCCCAGCACTTCCCGTTAAATTTGAAAACTCATCATCAGCCACCGAGAACTCATCATCTGCTGCAGTTGGGAACTCATCATCTGTGACATCTGGTAACTCTCCATCTGTTGCAGTTGGGAACTCGTCATCTGCTATAGTTG CAAATAGTAGAGGCACAAATGATTCTGAGGAGGACGGGACTCGTCATTTCATGGTGAATGTTATAGAGCCCCAATTTAATCTTCACTCAGAAGATGCAAAT GGAAGATTTCTGCTTGCTGCTGTTAGTGGCCGTGTCTTGGCTAGGTCTTTTCATTCCGTCCTTCAGGTTGGCTCTGAGATGCTCGAGCAAGCACTTGGTACTGGGAATGTAAATATTCCTGAATGTGAACCTGAAATGACATGGAAACGCATGGAGTTTTCTGTTATGTTGGAACATGTTCAAGCTCATGTTGCTCCAACAGATGTTGATCCAGGTGCTGGAGTGCAGTGGCTTCCAAAGATTCGTAGGAGTTCTCCCAAAGTGAAGCGTACTGGTGCATTACTTGAGAGAGTTTTTATGCCCTGTGATATGTACTTCCGGTACACAAGGCACAAAGGTGGAACTCCAGAGTTAAAG GTGAAGCCCTTGAAAGAGCTGACTTTCAATTCCCATAATATTACGGCAACTATGACTTCTCGCCAGTTTCAGGTTATGCTGGATGTGTTAACAAATCTTCTCTTTGCACGGCCTCCCAA GCCTAGAAAAAGCAGTCTGTCTCTTCctggtgaagatgatgaagatgtggAGGAGGAGGCAGATGAGGTTGTTCCTGATGGTGTTGAAGAGGTAGAGCTTGCAAAAGTGGACCTTGAGCAGAAAGAGCGGGAGCGGAAATTGATTCTTGGTGACATAAGGAAACTGTCTCTTTGGTGTGATACTAATGGGGACCTATATCCAGAAAAGGAAGGTGACTTGTGGATGGTAAATTGTACAAGATCCACTCTG TTGCAAGGACTTAAAAGAGAGCTTGTGAATTCCAAAAAGTCAAGGAAAGCATCATATGCATCATTAAGAATGGCTCTACATAAGGCTGCCCAGCTACGACTGATGGAAAAGGAGAAGAACAAAAGTCCTTCCTATGCTATGCGCATTTCTATGCAAATTAACAAAGTGGTTTGGAACATGCTTGTTGATGGTAAATCTTTTGCCGAGGCTGAGATCAATGACATG ATTTATGACTTTGACCGGGATTACAAGGATGTTGGTGTTGCTCAGTTTACGACAAAGAATTTTGTTGTCAGAAACTGCCTGCCAAATGCCAAGTCAGATATGCTTTTATCAGCATGGAATCCTCCTCCTGAATGGGGAAA GAAAGTTCTGCTTCGTGTGGATGCAAAGCAGGGAGCTCCCAAGGACGGAAATTCTACTCTTGAACAGTTTCAG GAAGTTTGGAAGGTTTCAACAACTGCTGGTGCAAAACGTGTGAAGAAAGGCTCATTAATCCCTGATATTTCTGTATTAAGCAGTCTGACAAATAAAGAGTCTGAGGCCTCATCCAAATCAAGTGCTGCTGCCCCCGCTTCCAGTCAATCCTCCTCTGTTCATGCAGATCCTGTGCAA gaatcaaaattgaaaaacctaAAGACAACAGTTGTCGGTAGTCCAACTCGAGAGTTGAGAAGAACATCTTCCTTTGACAGATCATGGGAAGACACTGTGGCAGAATCAGTTGCTACAGAACTTGTCTTACAAAGCATTACTGGGCCACTTGGTTCCATTGAAGCAGATGAATCCTTGAAGAATAAATTGAAAGACCCCAAAGCGATCAAATCTGGCAGGTCATCCCATGAAGAAAAGAAGGTAACAAAGTCACAAGAAGAGAAAAGATCTAGGCCTCGAAAGATGATGGAGTTTCACAATATCAAGATAAGCCAG GTTGAGCTGTGTGTTACTTACGAAGGATCTAGATTTGTTGTAAATGATCTTAAGTTGCTGATGGATACGTTTCACCGTGTTGAGTTCACTGGTACTTGGCGGAGACTCTTTTCGCGGGTGAAGAAGCATATCATTTGGGGAGTCTTGAAGTCGGTGACAGGAATGCAG GGTAAGAAGTTCAAGGACAAGGCTAATAGTCAGAGGGAACCCAGTGGATCGGTTGTCCCCGACAGTGACCTTAATTTCAGCGATAATGAAGGTCAGCCAGGACAGCCTGACCAGAATCCAATAACCTTTCTCAAGCGTCCAACTGATGGAGCAGGTGATGGATTTGTCACTTCCGTTAGAGGccttttcaatactcaacgtcGCAAGGCCAAGGCATTCGTACTGCGAACCATGAGGGGTGAAGCAGAGAATGATTTCCAAGGAGATTGGAGTGAAAGTGATGTTGAGTTTTCTCCATTTGCTAGGCAGCTCACTATAACTAAAGCTAAGAGACTTATCAGGCGGCACACGAAAAAATATCGTTCAAGAAAAG GTTCATCCTCACAACAGATAGATTCTCTCCCATCCTCGCCAAGGGAGGCCACTGCATTCGAGAGTGATTCTTCTAGTGGATCCTCACCCTTCGAAGATTTTAATGAGGGAAACATTGTGTCCTCCAAAGAGGTTCCTTGA